Within Phaeodactylum tricornutum CCAP 1055/1 chromosome 15, whole genome shotgun sequence, the genomic segment TTGTCGGCTGCTTTGGCTGTCGGTTGCACGTGTCCGAGACCAAACAGGGCGGCTTGTCCAATCATGGCGGACACCGGGTCCGCCCCGAACGATCGCAAAACGGCCGGAAGTTCTCGACGGAAAATGGTTTCTTCGCAAATTCCAGTGACCAGGGATAAAACCAAACTCTGTAGGGCTACTTGACCACCCGTCGTGGTGGGTAGAGTCTGGCCTTTCCACGACGCGGGCCGAAACTCGTCCGGCAATGCCGTCCGACGCCCAAACAAGGTCATGACCATGGCGATAGTGGAAAAGTTGATGTTGGCCAGCCGCCGATCGTCCGAAGATTCCCACACAGCGTTGAGTACTAGGAGAGGCAAGGCACCACCAATACCCCACAACAAGCGTTCGCCGGTAATGGTCAAATCCCACACGTCGGGACCTGTTCCCGTCCAGCGTAAGAGTTCGTTGAGATTCCCAAAGGCGGCCAAGCCTCCACTGGTGGCGAACAAGGCAGCCCCAGCCAAGGTACTCGCCACCGCCAGGACCAAACCCTGATTCAACAACAAGGCGAGAATGAGACGTGTGTTCATGGCAGTCCGGGGCAGACGGCGGCGGCCCGGTGCATCGTCGCCCCCCGGAGCCGTGGGAAATTCCGACTCCCCCACGGCTTTTCGAGGATCGTATCCTGGGGGTGTGCGGGTTTGTACTTGGAGCATGGCGGAATCATCGTCCTGATCATCGAGGGCACGGTATCGCAAGGGCAAGCCGTCCGGACGAATGCGAGTCGCGCCGGGAATAGCGATACGACCGACGGCGGCTTGGAACGGATGGCGAGTCGGCGTAAACGCCACCACGGTGCCGACCAGAAAGAGCGCAAGCAGAGTGCTAGTAGACTTGACCAAATTCATTGCAAATATATGTGCTGGACGGAATAGTGAGAAGACGGCGATCCGCGAAGAAAACTTTGCGTTCGCATCTTGGCTGCCGGACGTGATTTTCGGTTGACGCTTTTTTTTTCTCGGGTTGACGCGGACACTCTTCGATCGACGTTTGACCGGTCAACATTTCGATTGCGCACGagtttttgatttcaaatttacagttaatttgAATACGTGTTTGCTGTGAAGGTAGGTAACGTGTAAGcaatttcacagtcaatttaCTGGAAAAGTTGCGCGTGGGCGCCTCGTGTAATTCCGGGTGACATCCACACTCTCTCCTCGTCCGAATATGTTCACTGGTTGTCTTCGCCGGTGACGCGTGTGGTGGCGTCGTAGTCTGCTTCACGGACCCGGTAACGACCAACGTTTCTCGGGAGTTCCATCGAAAAACTCCACACCATGGGGGACATTTCGAGTCCAAATCCGCAGACTCCGGCGATCGAAGCCACTCACCATAGCCGTAGTGACGCTTCGTTCCTATCCTTACCACCAGTGCGAGGAGCACCCGAATCGTCGTCAGCAGAGACTTCGTTggcaaccaccaccactcCGCGGGTCGCATCGCGGAACGAAGTAGTCTCGTGTTTGCGACAGCTTCTGGGACTCCAGATTCCGTCTGCCTTGGACCCGTCGGCATTCACACCGTCCCTTTCCTCCCACGCCCCCACCCCGGCTTGCTCAGTCAACAACACGCAGGAAGAACCAGAACGTTTCGTTCCACCACCAACAGTGTTCCAAGCCGCGTCCGGTGCCGTCGTcaatcaacaaaatcaacagCAACCAGAACAACAGCTTCCTCCGGCTTTGGTACAGTCACTTACTTCTCCGGGGATCGGGCAAAATTTGATCCCATTGCATTTGCAGGCGTCCAACGCGTTGGCCGCGTCGCTCCACGACACCGCTGGGAATCCATCATTCCCGCTTCCTGCTCTGTTGGCGACTCTCCTTTTACCCCAGCAGCATCCCACACTGACGGTACAAGATCGCCCCATGACTCCTCCCGTGTACAATGGGATCAATCCCAACTATCCCGGCCTCCGCGTCCTCAACACGTCACCCCCCATGTTTGCCGTGGACAACTTTCTCACCCCGCTGGAATGTGAATTTCTCATTCACATGGCGCAGGACTCGTTTGGACCCGCTCCCGTCGTTGGCAAGGGCGCCGGCGAAGTCTCACCTTCCCGTACATCCTCCACGTGTTACCTCTCTCGCGAAGACTTGCCCGACCTCATGCGCAAGGTATCCAGTCTCACGGGCAAACCGATCGAACACTGCGAACTTCCCCAAGTCGGACGCTACTTTCCTTCCCAACAGTATCTACAACACTACGACGCCTTCGACTTGGGCACGGAAGACGGTCTTCGCTTTGCCGCCAACGGCGGTCAACGCACAATTACTGTCCTGCTCTACCTCAACGACGTGGCTCGTGGGGGCGCCACCCGCTTTCCCGCGCTCAACCTGGACGTTCAGCCGCGACAAGGCATGGCCCTCGTCTTTTTCCCCGCCACCATTGACGGCATGCTCGATCGGATGGCCCTCCACGCCGCCATGCCCGCCGTCGATACCAAGTATGTCTCGCAAGTATGGATTCGACAAGGCCATTATGCCGGACAGCCCAGCAAACGACTTGCCCAGATCATGGGAGCGCCGTTGGGCCCACCGTTTACCACACCGCAACCCGCTACCGCACCATACAGCCAATCGATCCCGGTACCATTGCAACCACCGGGCCCGGTACATTTCCATCCGCATCATTATTCGCATAGCCCGCTATCGCCACACCCGCAAACGCCTTTGCAAAACCCCCATTCCTACCAAGCGCCGCCGTCGCAACACCATTATCATCACGCACAGCAGCCGCAACAgttacaacaacaacaatactACCAACAGCGACAGGCGGCTCATTACTAGGATTATACTGCTTCTGCTACGCGACGCGAGGCACGCTCCTTCCAAGTGCTGGAAGGTCCCTCTTGTCCAATGTGCGTTTGAAAGGCGTACCGGCGATTCGCAATAAAATAGATTGATCCAGTCACTGTCTTTCTAGGTAGTCAATCCGGTAACATGTTGGTCATTTTTGCCGTTCCGTTCACCATTTGTGTGGTGTGGGCCGGCTACGGGAACATTGCTAGTATAGAGGCATTCCAAGGGGTTGGAGCCGCGACGATCTGTCGATAGCAACGTCGTGATGATCTCTGACGGCTTCGTTTTGATGAAACTAGAAATTGCGGGAGAGTAGCCAACATGATGACTGGTTGGGTTGTCGCATAGCGTGATTGTCATTTATTGAAAGTGAGCGATTTTTCGTATAGTTAGTGGTGACCGGAATTATGTAATGAAACGCGTAGGTACGTGACTACATAATCAACAAATTCGAACGCGCGCGGGTAATCATACTATTGCTTCGTCCTCCCTAATGAGTTCTCGTATCTCGGTAGTAGAGCGCCGCCGGCACTTGCAAGTTCGCACAACTTGTTCCGTTCATTTACAAGAGTCAAAATATTATGGTGTTCAAATACTCGACAAAAACTCACTGCATCATTCATGCGAAGTCCATACCAGTGGTACAGAGATCGTCACGTGATACCACATCGTCATGCTTTGCTAAACATCACCCTTGATGTGAGCGCCGCGCTGTGTTCCTACTGGCCGTCAACACTTGAAGGTACGTGCGAGGTTTGCCGTGGCAAAATTATCAGGCAAGATCATATAGAACGAGTACTCGCTTGGTTCCGTAATTTCAGGATTTAAAATTAATTCACCACTTTCACGCAACAAACAGGTGTCTCTTTCCGTTTCCTTTTGTGAATTGGTCACCGCAAGAACTTTTACGAAAGATGAACGTCAGAATGTTTCTGATGGGTTGTCTAGCTTTGGTCCTGAAAAGATCAATGGTGGACTGTCACTcgcaaaagaagaagaggattCGTTTAGTATCTGCTCCCACGGATGCAAGCCTTGCAGGTCCTTTGACAAacattgctttggaaaagcCGGAACCTGCAATCGACGAAACAGAACGAACGCTGTTACGCCGGCAAATGCGGAAAAGGAGCATTGCTAAAAAAATGAATACTATGGTTACCAGAAAACGTACAAATCTGATTCATAAGAGAAAACCGGCCAAACGAAAGCCGCCAACCAAATCACCGTCAATTGTTACGAAGAGTCCAGGTCCAACCAAATCACCAACTAATGCTCCTACGGTACCAACCAAGTCACCAATGTAAGTCTTGATGATGACCGCTTGCAGATCCTCCTCCAAGCAAGGCTCAACTTTGTTTTTATGGCTTCTTCGGTTTCAGTATTACCAATTCTCCTACGTCGTTTCCCTCCGCACTGCCCACAAGCAAGCCTTCTTTGACGCCATCAACTGTACCGTCGAGAGAGCCTTCCATGTTGCCATCGCCCGTCTTGTCTAGCGAGCCTTCTCTGTTGCCTTCATCTGTCCCCTCAAGCGACCCTTCTTTGATGCCATCAACTGTACCGTCGAGAGAGCCGTCCACGGTGCCATCAAATGTACCGTCAGTCAAACCTTCTGAGTCATGCCTGGACTTCACTGAAAGCTGCACTACAACTGACGAATGCTGTACTGGACTTAGTTGTTTCATGTGGGTTTGTTTCAAcgcctgactgtgaatgaacAGGAAACGCTGCAATAGAACACCCCCATGTCCTGCATTCATGTGGGTTTGTTATCCCTAAGTCTACCGGACAAGTCCATATGAATTTTTATGGTTACTGTTAATGGCTCGATCagtctacgaaagtatgtACAACCCTTGGGGGGTAAAATAAGTGCACTTAATTGTCTTTGGTCCATTTTGTGGCAATTACTGTCAATTTTATGCTTCTACATTTTTTGTGGTATGTGATATAAAGTGTGCAAAGCAAATACATTGATGTCCCTTCTCATTAATGTtgtagctgactgtgaagtgaAACATTAATGTTGTAGCTGAAGTGAAATATTAACAGTATCTGCAGGCCTAAAATTGAAAAATTTGTTTTGTGCTACAGTGGAGAAATCTTGTACTCATGTTGAAGTCGCCATGATGCTCTCCTTTGGATGAACGCAGACAGTAAGTCACGACCTGCGAGATGCATATAGAAGAAAGTGATAGCAGCATGGGAACAATCTACATCAAGTAACAGAACCAAATCACAGAGCACACTTGACACAACCACATATTTACATTACTTTTATCAGTACAACTCCCAGTTGGAGAAGGTTTTGTCTCGCCCTAATATATAGTTTGAGAAATTTAATCATAGGTGTGTTGTAGCAAGCAGCTCCAGAGACCCATTTCAAAACATGTCTTTACTGTCAGCAATTTTGAAACATTCCTTGTAAAGCGGAGGATGTCCTCCAGATGTTCTCCGCATCCAATAAATCCAACATTTTACATTGGGTGCAAGATCGGCACCACGAGACCCTCCACGACACTCCGGGGTTAGAAAATCCCGTCGCCAAGCTTCCACATCGTGCAGATCCATCCATCGCGCCTGCAGGGGGACGTACTTACTACCGGTAAAGAGACTGTAAATCTTGGCCGCATCAAAGGCCTCGTAGTCGCGAAAGGTGCGCCACAAATACTCTCGCTCGTGCTTGGCAATCCGACCGCGGTTTTCGTAATCCTGTTCGTCAAAATCTACCAAAGCTTGGCCATTCTTGTGGAGCTCTGTAAAGGTTCTAATGGAAACAACGGTATTTGCATTCTTGCATTAGACGCGCCATCAGGCGAAAGCTGTAGAGAGAAAATTCGTACTCCAAATCGCCCCAGAGATTCGttttcttccagatctgcGGTAACTTGGCGACTGCTTGGTGGTACCACTCGTCGGCGAAGCGCAAATACGCAATGTGCAACTCCTGTAGGGCTTGGGCGTGATTTTGCCGCCACATCTCATCCGCGGTCGGTAGCTGAACAACACCCGTACAGACACCGGTTGCGTACCGCGTCCGGGGAATCTCCCGTCGTCGACAAACAATTGCCACAAGTCCTGCGGTACGTGCTGCTTACCATTCTCCCCACACGCCCAAACGCATTGATCATAGTACTCCTCGAGGAGAGCATCCTCCACGAGGTCACGGACCGTGACGGCAAAGTGCTGTGTTGTTGTATCCCAAACAACGTGTTCCACGCGGTGCCGGAACCGAAAGTAGCGGGCAAAAAAATCGTCGCAGTGTTTTGTAACACGAGCCGTAAAATACTGGAGGATTTCGCTTCACGGTAGATAGACTGGAACGGGGGCACCATCGAAATGTTCGTCCATCGTATAGTTGAAGAACTCCATGCAGTACGTGGGTCCGTTCGTCCACAAACCGGCTTACATGTAGGGACTGTCCCAAGTCTCCACCGCCCTGCCCTCCACACGCCCCCCGGAGCCGCCGAATGTTCGAAACATGTGACCACCAACGGTGTGTGCAGTAAAGGTGTGTCCGAAACGACTGGGAGATCAAGGTCGTTCCGACGACAATGCTCTACGGAGTGACAGAACGACATACCGGACGGTCCGCCGCCAATCACACAGACAGAGCGAGCCGTCTGCGTTGTCACCGTCTTCATTCTGCTGGTAAGTTTACACCTCAGGATTAAGTCTGTGTCAACGTTATGGTAGGTTTTCGATGGTGCATCACATcacactcacaatcagtgGTTTGAATTTCGACGAGTTACGAAAACTGGAGAGTCAAAATACATAGGTACCGACGTTGGCTTTGGCGAGAATGGAAACCGAATGCGAGAAATACGCAAATTTCGAAAGCATGAGGAAACAAAGCTTCATGTACAAGAGAATTCGTTCTCTAATTTGCTGTGAAACCTATGTAAAATCCATCGCATGATTTTCAAGATACGAAGGTGGCGCCTTACATAACATTCTCCGTAAGCAGCCGATAGGATTTTCATAAACAAATAAGATTGTGAATCTAAATACCCGCGGGAACAAACAATGGGTTGTTACGTGTGCCAATGTGATTAGCCGTCGTTTATATTCGCATCCCCAGGTGCCTACATGTAGGGCACAGCGCCAGGCATACTTCCGTTGGGCATCCCACCCATCTGTGGCTGTTGCGCCGTACCGAATCCACTCATATCGATTCCTGGTCCGCCCATCGGAGATCCCATTCCACCACCATTCTCCAACATGAGCATGCCACCTCCAAATCCACTCAGGTTTCCGTAAGTCGCTGCAATGCCATCCTGCGCATTCGCGTCTTCCTTCGGTGGAGCAGTTCGCTCTTCCAACTTCTTGAGACGACTGTACGTCTGGCGAAGGTTTTGAATGAGGAAAGGCATGATAAAGTGGTGATAACCGTTGACCCATCCCAATTCCAACACCACATCGGGGGAAATATGAGAAAAGCACGTGTACAGGCATGCACAGAAACACTCCTTCTCGGATGTTTCGCAGAAAAAACGCAGCAGACCTTCAATGATTTCAGCATCTTCCGACTCATTGGCGGTATCGATGCAGTCCTTCCACATGCGGTCATTCTTCGAAAGTTCAATTGACTGGCTCCACTTCTTATTGCGACGGTAAACGTAAGCAGATATACGTCGGAACTCAAGAAGCTCATGAGTGGAGAGCTTTGACGCTAGTGCAATCATgttgaaattgttgaaaCTATCGATCGACTTGCGAAGGGATTCGTAGTCCTCATCATCCACGTAGAGCTAAAGTCGGATAAAGAATATGTTAGCAACAGACAGAGACAAGATCATGGCAAACCAATACGAATCATTCTTACCTCATTCAGGGCCTCGTTCACCTGGCTCAGGTTACCCTTCTGAACAGATTTCATGTACGGTTGACCAAGCTGTAAAGCCCAATCGCCTGTGCGTCGCAACTGACTCACTACACGAGAGTGATCGGCGGTATCCTCCATAACTTCCATCAGTCGGGTAAAGAGATTAGGATGCATCGACAAGTAATAGGCGATAGCCTTGTACGTGAGTTCGGCATTGCGGATCTTGGTGACCGCATCCAAAAAGAGATCGTTTTCCCACGCAGGGGCACGTTCAATCATGGTCTTGATAGCGTTATCGTGCTGCTTATCTTGCATGTACAGATACACAGCAGGCTTGTACATACGGGCTCGCTCACAAGCGCGGACTACCTTCGATACGTTGAGTTTGGTAAAGAAGACCTTGCAATGATCCATGACCTTCTCCGGAATATGCTTCGTGTACAAAATGCCAAGTTCGGTGAAGATGCCAATGTGAGCATCTTCCAAACCAATTCCTTGctcaaacaaagaaatcaaatGATCGAAGTGACCGAGATCGGAGTAGTGGGTGACAACCTCGTCTAAGTGGTCGGGATACTTAATAACTTCGAGACCACATGTAGCAGCCAGTCGGAACTCATCAGCTCTCAAACAGGCAAAGCATACAGCCTTCCATGTTGATACATTGTTGGCCTTTTTGGCAGCTTCAACGGCTTCCCGGTACTCTTCCAAATGGATATGACACAGGGCCAACTTcgagttgttgttgatacTGATAAACAAAATCTTCGCTGCCTGGTACAAACCTTCGTTGAAACAACGATCTCCGATGGATTGAATGTTCGAAACATTCGGTCCAGTGACAAATTGCTCAAGCTCTGTGAGATTGTTCGTCTTGGCGTACGAGTAAATCAACTCAGTATCAACCAAGTTCTCTTGCATAGTTTTGCGAGCCATTTTGAGGTAAGGAATGAGTTCCATCCAGATCTCGGCCTCGTTGGCTTCAGCGCAAACCATGACATATTCGCTCGGGTCATCAGCATTGATGAAGGATTCAATAGCATCCGCGGCAAACTTCCCTTCTAGCTGGGCCTTACCGAGCTTCGACCAGACAGGCTTTTCGTCACACTGCGTAGCGTACGTCTTGGCACGGTCTAAGTCTTTCATGTTGTCAACGACAACGCCAATCGCTAGCACCTGCATTTCTACCTGTTCATCTTTGTCCTGCGTGAATTCGGGCTTCGAAAACTTGGTGTAGATACTGAAACCTTCTTCGTAGAGCATGTGACTCTCCGACACACAAATAAGAGCAATATCCTTCGCGTCAAAGTTGTCGAGCTGATCAACGTACCCCGCGACGCGGCTGGCATCAGCACGAATGGCCGTAAGGATAAGTAAATTCTGcaagttcttgttgtcgga encodes:
- a CDS encoding predicted protein, with translation MEFFNYTMDEHFDGAPVPVYLPTCGNCLSTTGDSPDALPTADEMWRQNHAQALQELHIAYLRFADEWYHQAVAKLPQIWKKTNLWGDLETFTELHKNGQALVDFDEQDYENRGRIAKHEREYLWRTFRDYEAFDAAKIYSLFTGSKYVPLQARWMDLHDVEAWRRDFLTPECRGGSRGADLAPNVKCWIYWMRRTSGGHPPLYKECFKIADSKDMF
- a CDS encoding predicted protein produces the protein MNAGHGGVLLQRFLFIHSQALKQTHMKQLSPVQHSSVVVQLSVKSRHDSEGLTDGTFDGTVDGSLDGTVDGIKEGSLEGTDEGNREGSLDKTGDGNMEGSLDGTVDGVKEGLLVGSAEGNDVGELVILKPKKP
- a CDS encoding predicted protein, translated to MNLVKSTSTLLALFLVGTVVAFTPTRHPFQAAVGRIAIPGATRIRPDGLPLRYRALDDQDDDSAMLQVQTRTPPGYDPRKAVGESEFPTAPGGDDAPGRRRLPRTAMNTRLILALLLNQGLVLAVASTLAGAALFATSGGLAAFGNLNELLRWTGTGPDVWDLTITGERLLWGIGGALPLLVLNAVWESSDDRRLANINFSTIAMVMTLFGRRTALPDEFRPASWKGQTLPTTTGGQVALQSLVLSLVTGICEETIFRRELPAVLRSFGADPVSAMIGQAALFGLGHVQPTAKAADNTVVASLQTVNGLGFGLIYALSGGDLVPCMIAHACYDFVVFFQTWTRANDQLEYAERWYKEPLPAGTEQKVRRILQAAQKDPSVLLPRIKRLFYVFDFDQNQSLSLSEVRKGVAYLAMERAGTPPPQPEVDQAFWEVVAQHESDARDDRLDLVDFLRVYSKLADGNRQRLASAQS
- a CDS encoding predicted protein; translation: VLNTSPPMFAVDNFLTPLECEFLIHMAQDSFGPAPVVGKGAGEVSPSRTSSTCYLSREDLPDLMRKVSSLTGKPIEHCELPQVGRYFPSQQYLQHYDAFDLGTEDGLRFAANGGQRTITVLLYLNDVARGGATRFPALNLDVQPRQGMALVFFPATIDGMLDRMALHAAMPAVDTKYVSQVWIRQGHY